Below is a genomic region from Bacteroidales bacterium.
AGACAAATAATAGCAGCCTCTCCGGCTTTTTGGGGCGCTGAACAGAGAAATGCTTATTCCGCTAAAGCCATCGAATTATTTAGAGAGATAGGAAGTTCAAAAAATCTAAATAGTGATCATTCGCAACAGGTATCAGCTTTTATCGAAAAATACGCCCAAAAGGAAATATCTTCTGAAGAAATCGGCGATCTTTTCCTTCAGATACATGAAATATTGTCTGCATTGCAAAAGGCTGAAGAAATAACGCAAGTCGAATATACATCATTTTACCAGCAATTGCCACAGCCACCCTCGCCGGATCAGGCTGTTCAAGAGGCTTTTTACGAAAAATACAATGAAACAGCCAACGAACTCAGCAAATTGCATAAAGTGAGAAAACAGCAAAAAATGCTCGGCATCCAGGACGGATTCTTTTACGATTTGATGAAGGTTCAGTACCTGAGTAGTTCTTTTGAAGAAAATACGCCCTTGTCAGAAAATGGTATTGAAGAACTGAAAAGCATGAAAGAACCGTTTTATGCGCAATACTTGTCGGAAAAAAACGAGCAGTTGATTGCACGTAACGAAAAGAACAGAGTCAAACAGAACTATCGTGTCCATGATGTTGCAGGAAAGGAAAAAGATGAACTTTTTGAATCCGTTATCGGAAAGGAAAAAGGTAAAGCGGTGTTTATCGACTTCTGGGCTACCTGGTGCGGCCCTTGCCGCAGCGCTAATGTACAGTTTACGCCGGTAAAAGACACATTCGACCCCGATAAAGTAGCTTTTGTGTATCTTACCAATGAGTCATCACCTGAAGTAACCTGGCAAAACATGATTCCCGATTTGTCGGGCGAGCATTACCGCCTCACCAGTGCACAGTACGATTATCTCAAACAAAGGCTGGATGTTCAGTTCAACGGAATTCCTTCATATCTGATTCTTGACAGAAGCGGAAACAAATCTTTTTTTACGACAGGATTTCCCGGCGCCAACGAAATGAAGAATAAAATTAACGAAGCTTTAAATAAAAACTGATATTCGTTCAAACGAAATAAATAAAATAGCAAAAATGGCAACAAAAGGAATTGTGAAAGGAATTGTGTCCAATCTGGTTACGGTTGAAGCAGACGGACCTGTGTTGCAAAACGAAATATGTTATATCCATACAGGCGGGGATAGACTGATGGCCGAAGTAATTAAGGTAATCGGTAAAAACGCCTTTGTACAGGTATATGAAAGTACACGGGGATTAAAAGTCGGTGCTGAAACTGAATTTGCCGGACACATGCTTGAAGTAACCCTGGGACCCGGTCTTTTATCCAAAAATTATGATGGTCTGCAAAACGATCTTGATAAGATGGAAGGTACGTTCCTGAAACGAGGAGATTACACCTTTCCGCTGGATGAGAAGAAAGTATGGGATTTTAAGCCTCTTGCCCAGAAAGGAGATACTGTTAAAGCCGGAAGCTGGATCGGGGAGGTAGATGAAAACCTGCAACCACATAAAATAATGGTACCTTTTGTTTTGGAGGGAACTTATACCATCAAAAAAATAGCGGAAGCTGGGCAATATACTATTTATGATAAAATAGCCACGATCACCGACGGGTCCGGAAAAGACATCGAGTTGGATATGGTTCAGAAATGGCCGGTCCGTAAGGCTATTACCGTATATAAAGATAAACCCCGTCCGTTCAAATTACTCGAGACAGGTGTCCGCGTTATTGATACCGCCAATCCTATTGTTGAAGGCGGAACAGGTTTTATTCCGGGAGCTTTCGGCACAGGAAAAACTGTGTTACAACATGCCATTTCCAAACAAGCCGAAGCGGATATAGTGATTATGGCTGCTTGCGGTGAACGTGCCAATGAAGTAGTGGAAATTTTCGCCGAATTCCCGCATCTCGAAGATCCTCATACCGGTCGTAAATTGATGGAACGTACCATTATTGTTGCCAATACATCTAACATGCCTGTAGCTGCCCGTGAAGCATCAGTATATACAGCAATGACTATTGGGGAATATTACCGCAGTATGGGATTGAAGGTTTTACTGATGGCGGACTCAACATCCCGTTGGGCACAGGCCTTGCGTGAAATGTCCAACCGTCTGGAAGAATTACCGGGTCCCGACGCCTTCCCGATGGACTTATCGGCCATCATTTCCAATTTTTACGGAAGGGCCGGCTATGTAATTCTGGACAATGATCAAACAGGCTCCATCACATTTATCGGAACGGTATCTCCGGCCGGAGGTAATCTGAAAGAACCTGTAACCGAAAACACACAAAAAGTAGCCCGTTGCTTCTACGCACTGGAGCAAGACCGCGCCGATAAAAAAAGATACCCTGCAGTAAACCCTATTGACAGTTACTCAAAATATCTTGAATATCCCGAATTCTCGGAATATATCAGGGAACGGATATCATCTGACTGGATCGGAAAAGTCAATGAACTGAAAACACGCATGCAACGTGGAAAGGAAATCGCCGAACAGATCAATATCCTCGGAGATGACGGTGTTCCTGTTAGTTACCACATTACTTACTGGAAATCGGAATTAATCGATTTTGTCATACTCCAACAGGATGCATTCGACAAGATCGATTCGATAACCTCTATTGAACGTCAGAAATACATGCTCGAATTGATCATGCGCATTTGTCATGCTGATTTTGAATTTTCATCATTTACCGATGTAATGGATCATTTTAAAAAAATGATCAACGTCTGCAAACAAATGAACTATTCCGAATTCAAATCAGATGAATTTGATGCCTTCGAAAAGGAATTACATGCATTGGTTAACGAAAAAGCAGTATAAAACACACCATTCATAGTCATAAAAAGAATTAATACCGATTGACATGGCAAAAGCATTTCAGAAAATATACACACAAATCAGCCAGATAACAAAAGCTACCTGTATGTTGAAAGCAACAGGTGTCGGATATGATGAGCTGGCAACCGTGGATGGCGTTTTAGCCCAGGTGGTAAAGATCAACGGAGATGAAGTAACATTACAGGTATTCCAGGGTACGGAGGGTATCCGTACCAATGCCGAAGTTGTATTTTTGGGAAAATCCCCCACATTGAAAGTAGGATCTCAACTGGCAGGACGATTTTTTAACGCTTTCGGTGACCCTATTGACGGAGGTGCCGTACCCGAAGGTGAAGAACGTGAGATCGGCGGCCCGTCCGTTAACCCGGTACGCCGGAAACAACCATCGGAACTGATTGCCACCGGTATGGCCGGTATCGACCTGAACAATACATTAGTAACAGGACAAAAAATTCCCTTTTTTGCAGACCCCGACCAACCTTTTAACCAAGTAATGGCAACTGTTGCTTTACGTGCTGAAACAGATAAGATCATCCTTGGCGGTATGGGATTGGCCAATGATGATTACCTGTATTTTAAAAATGTTTTCAGTAACGCAGGATCGCTTGACCGTATCATCAGTTTTGTAAATACGACCGAAGATCCGCCTGTTGAGCGTTTGCTGATTCCGGATATGGCACTGACTGCTGCTGAATATTTTGCTGTTGATAAGAATGAAAAGGTTTTGGTATTGCTCACCGATATGAGTTCTTATGCTGATGCCCTGGCCATCGTTTCCAACCGTATGGATCAAATCCCTTCGAAAGATTCCATGCCGGGATCACTTTATTCTGATTTGGCAAAAATATATGAAAAGGCCGTCCAGTTCCCGGATGGCGGTTCTATCACTATTATTGCCGTTACGACTCTTTCGGGCGGTGATATCACACACTCCGTTCCGGATAACACCGGATATATTACGGAAGGCCAGTTATTTCTCCGCCGGGATAGTGACATTGGAAAAGTCATCGTCGATCCTTTCCGCAGTCTTTCCCGTCTGAAACAATTGGTCATCGGGAAAAAAACACGCGAAGACCATCCTCAAGTAATGAATGCTGCCGTACGTTTATATTCGGATGCAGCCAATGCAAAAACCAAGCTCGAAAATGGTTTTGACCTGAGTAATTACGACGAACGGACATTGGCTTTTGCCAAAGATTACTCCAATAACCTGCTGGCTATTGATGTCAATATCAATACTACGGAAATGCTGGACGAAGCATGGACGTTGTTTGCCAAACACTTTAAACCGGAAGAAGTGAATATAAAGAAGGAGTTGGTGGATAAATACTGGAAAAGTAATTGAAAATGGAGAATGGAAAATTGAAAATGGGCTTAGCATCATTTATCAATTTTCAATATTGAATAATCAATTAAAAGATGGCCATAAAATTCCAATATAATAAGACCTCTCTTCAGAACATTGAAAAGAATCTGAAGATGCGACAGCGTTCACTGCCTACCATTAAAAGCAAGGAAAGTGCTTTACGGATGGAAGTAAAACGGGCCAAAGACGAAGCGCGTACATTGAAAGCAAAACTCGAGGAGGAAATCAATTCATATGAAAAAATGGCTGCTCTCTGGAATGAGTTCGATCCGTCACTCATTTCAGTGCAGGACGTACAACTATCGGCTAGAAAAGTAGCCGGAATACGTATCCCCATATTGGAAGATGTACTCTTCACTGTCAGGCCGTTCAGCCTGTTTAATCAGCCTAAATGGTACCTTGATGGTATCCACCTGTTACAATCACTGGCAAAAACAGGGATTGAATATGAATTTTGCAAAATGAAAATCGATTCGCTGGAATATGCCCGGAAAAAAACAACACAAAAAGTAAATCTGTTTGAAAAAGTCCAGATACCCGGATACGAAGATGCGATCCGAAAGATCAAAAGATTTATGGAAGATGAAGAAAATTTATCGAAGTCATCCCAAAAGATCATGAAATCGCGTCAGTCTGCAATAGAAAACAATGTTTGACTTTCAATAACATTCATCATCATCAATATGAAGAAGTATGATTGAGAAAATGAAAAAATATAGTTTCCTGATTTATTATAAAACTTATAATGAATTTCTGGAAAGTATCCAGCAAGCAGGTGTTGTACACATTGTTGAAAAGCAAAAGGGTATCCCTGACGATGCCGTTGATTTGCGCCAACAACTGAAAACAGCCGATCTGCTGAAAAACAATATCCGCATGATGAAGCGGAGGGTCAATGAACAAAAAGAAGCAACCGCTCATCCTATCAATCCCCAGATAGACGGCCTTACTATCCTGAATACATGCGAACAATTGAAAACCCAGCAGGAGCAACTGAGAAACAAGCAGCAAGGTTTGCAGAAAGATATTGAAAATATGTCCGTATGGGGAGATTTCGATCTGGACATACTCAAAAAATATGAAAAGGCCGGATTACAAATAAATTTCTATTCGTGCAGGGAACGCGAATTCAAACCTGAATGGAATGATCAATTCGATGTGGTCAGAATTGCCATGGTGGGTTCTATCGTATATTTCATCACCATTACCAAATCAGGATCCGAAGAAGAACCCGATGCAGAAAAGATAAGGCTTTCAAATCTGTCTCTCGGAGATTTAAGATGCGCTTTAACTGATGCGAATACCCAGATTGAAAGTATAGAACAACAGTTAAACCTGTTGTCCGTTGAACATCTCAATGACCTGATTGAGGCACAACGACAAGTAAGCGAAAGTATCGACGTATCAAAGGTACACCTGCATACCGAAAAGAAAGCAGATGACAAATTGATCCTTCTGGAAGGATGGGTACCTGAGGTAAAAGAACAGGGTCTGATCGATGCTCTTGATAGTCAGGATGCCTATTACACCAGTAAAGAACCGGATAAAGACGATAAATCTGTGCCTATTTTATTAAAAAATAATAAAGTGGCACGTTTATTCGAACCGATCGGAGAACTGTATGATCTTCCCAACTATTATGAGTTGGATCTTACGGCTTTCTTTGCTCCGTTTTACATGTTATTTTTCGGACTTTGCCTTGGAGATGCCGGATACGGGCTCTTATTGTTTCTTGTCGGGATATTTGCCCGTCCAAAAGTAAAGCCATCCATGAAACCGATACTATCACTGGTTACATGGCTAGGTGCGGCTACTATGGTCTGCGGAACCATCAGCGGGACTTTCTTTGGGATCGGACTGCTCAATGTCAACTGGCCATGGCTTACTTCGTTCAAAAAGTTCATGCTCGATTCAGACCAATTATTCCTTCTGGCTTTAATTCTTGGTGCCATACAAATCATTTTCGGTATGATTATTAAAGCCATCGGTCAGGTACGCCGCTATGGTTGGGCTTATTCATTGGAAACCTGGGGCTGGTTGATCCTTTTTTTGGGTGGAGGGGGATTACTCCTTCTTACCAAAAAATCCTTACTCTCAGCAGATACAGCCAAATACATCTGTTATGGAGTTGTAGGTGTAGCTGTATTGTTTATCTTCCTGCTCAATACTCCGGGAAGAAATCCATTTATCAATTTCGGAACCGGTTTATGGAACACGTATAATATGGCCACCGGATTACTGGGCGATTTGTTATCCTATATTCGTCTTTTTGCACTAGGTATCTGTGGTGCCGTATTAGGATTTGCATTCAATGACCTGGCATTAAGCCTGAGTGGTGATATTCCGGTATTAAGTCAGATTATCATGCTTGTTATCCTTTTGATAGGGCATTCTCTGAATATCTTCATGAGCGGTCTGGGTGCTTTCGTTCATCCGATGCGTCTAACTTTCGTCGAATTTTATAAGAATGCAGGATTTGAAGGTGGAGGAAAAAAATACAAACCATTTAAACATATAGTCACTGAATAATAATAACACAATCAATTAGAAATAATAATTTAAATTTATAATTATGTCACCTATTCTTTTAGCTTATATTGGTATTGGCCTGATGATCGGGCTGTCAGGGATCGGAAGTGCTTTTGGGGTGTCCATTACCGGGAACGCTGCAGTCGGAGCGCTGAAAAAGAATCCGGATGCTTTCGGTAATTACATGGTATTAAGCGCATTGCCCGGAACGCAAGGATTATATGGTTTTTTGGGCTATTTCTTGCTGCAAAACTATCTCGTAGCTGATATTACTATGTTCCAGGGAGCGGCAATATTCGGAGCCGGCCTTGCTTTAGGCCTGGTCTGCCTGATCACAGCCTATCGTCAGGGACAAGTTTGCGCTAATGGTATCGCCGGAATTGGTGCCGGTTATGACGTTTTCGGTAAAACACTTATTTTAGCTGTATTCTCAGAATTATATGCTATTGTAGCTCTTGCCGCAACCTTTATGATTGGAAGAACTTTGTAAAAAGCCTTTTCTTAAAAGTACCATAAAAAAGGTGTCTCCGAAATGAGATGCCTTTTTTTATGAGTTGTTTTTGTGTTTCCCATAAATCTTACTTTGTTTCTTATTTTCTGATACACATCATTTTTCACACCGGTAAATAGCTCTACATTTGACCAGATTTAGTGAACAATCATAAGATGAAAACAGAGTTAGAAAAATGTATGGATGGAGAATGGTACGATTGTCATCATCCCATTTTCATCGAATTTAAGGCAAACGCCCGGAAACTCCTGACTCAATATAACACCCTGCCCTATGATGATAAAACGGACAGGCGTGATTTAATAAAAAAACTACTGGGTAGCGTAGGTAGTAATGTGTCTATAGGTAATCCTTTTATTTGTGACTATGGTCGAAATATTCACATAGGCAACAATGTATCGGTGAATATGAATTGTACCTTCGTGGATTGCAATAAGATAACAATAGGAAATAATATACTGATTGCTTCTAATGTACAGATATACACAGCTGCTCACCCTATAGAACTAAATGACAGGTTAACACCGGATTGGAA
It encodes:
- a CDS encoding V-type ATP synthase subunit A; translation: MATKGIVKGIVSNLVTVEADGPVLQNEICYIHTGGDRLMAEVIKVIGKNAFVQVYESTRGLKVGAETEFAGHMLEVTLGPGLLSKNYDGLQNDLDKMEGTFLKRGDYTFPLDEKKVWDFKPLAQKGDTVKAGSWIGEVDENLQPHKIMVPFVLEGTYTIKKIAEAGQYTIYDKIATITDGSGKDIELDMVQKWPVRKAITVYKDKPRPFKLLETGVRVIDTANPIVEGGTGFIPGAFGTGKTVLQHAISKQAEADIVIMAACGERANEVVEIFAEFPHLEDPHTGRKLMERTIIVANTSNMPVAAREASVYTAMTIGEYYRSMGLKVLLMADSTSRWAQALREMSNRLEELPGPDAFPMDLSAIISNFYGRAGYVILDNDQTGSITFIGTVSPAGGNLKEPVTENTQKVARCFYALEQDRADKKRYPAVNPIDSYSKYLEYPEFSEYIRERISSDWIGKVNELKTRMQRGKEIAEQINILGDDGVPVSYHITYWKSELIDFVILQQDAFDKIDSITSIERQKYMLELIMRICHADFEFSSFTDVMDHFKKMINVCKQMNYSEFKSDEFDAFEKELHALVNEKAV
- a CDS encoding V-type ATP synthase subunit B, giving the protein MAKAFQKIYTQISQITKATCMLKATGVGYDELATVDGVLAQVVKINGDEVTLQVFQGTEGIRTNAEVVFLGKSPTLKVGSQLAGRFFNAFGDPIDGGAVPEGEEREIGGPSVNPVRRKQPSELIATGMAGIDLNNTLVTGQKIPFFADPDQPFNQVMATVALRAETDKIILGGMGLANDDYLYFKNVFSNAGSLDRIISFVNTTEDPPVERLLIPDMALTAAEYFAVDKNEKVLVLLTDMSSYADALAIVSNRMDQIPSKDSMPGSLYSDLAKIYEKAVQFPDGGSITIIAVTTLSGGDITHSVPDNTGYITEGQLFLRRDSDIGKVIVDPFRSLSRLKQLVIGKKTREDHPQVMNAAVRLYSDAANAKTKLENGFDLSNYDERTLAFAKDYSNNLLAIDVNINTTEMLDEAWTLFAKHFKPEEVNIKKELVDKYWKSN
- a CDS encoding V-type ATP synthase subunit D, with the translated sequence MAIKFQYNKTSLQNIEKNLKMRQRSLPTIKSKESALRMEVKRAKDEARTLKAKLEEEINSYEKMAALWNEFDPSLISVQDVQLSARKVAGIRIPILEDVLFTVRPFSLFNQPKWYLDGIHLLQSLAKTGIEYEFCKMKIDSLEYARKKTTQKVNLFEKVQIPGYEDAIRKIKRFMEDEENLSKSSQKIMKSRQSAIENNV
- a CDS encoding ATPase, whose translation is MKKYSFLIYYKTYNEFLESIQQAGVVHIVEKQKGIPDDAVDLRQQLKTADLLKNNIRMMKRRVNEQKEATAHPINPQIDGLTILNTCEQLKTQQEQLRNKQQGLQKDIENMSVWGDFDLDILKKYEKAGLQINFYSCREREFKPEWNDQFDVVRIAMVGSIVYFITITKSGSEEEPDAEKIRLSNLSLGDLRCALTDANTQIESIEQQLNLLSVEHLNDLIEAQRQVSESIDVSKVHLHTEKKADDKLILLEGWVPEVKEQGLIDALDSQDAYYTSKEPDKDDKSVPILLKNNKVARLFEPIGELYDLPNYYELDLTAFFAPFYMLFFGLCLGDAGYGLLLFLVGIFARPKVKPSMKPILSLVTWLGAATMVCGTISGTFFGIGLLNVNWPWLTSFKKFMLDSDQLFLLALILGAIQIIFGMIIKAIGQVRRYGWAYSLETWGWLILFLGGGGLLLLTKKSLLSADTAKYICYGVVGVAVLFIFLLNTPGRNPFINFGTGLWNTYNMATGLLGDLLSYIRLFALGICGAVLGFAFNDLALSLSGDIPVLSQIIMLVILLIGHSLNIFMSGLGAFVHPMRLTFVEFYKNAGFEGGGKKYKPFKHIVTE
- a CDS encoding V-type ATP synthase subunit K; the protein is MMSPILLAYIGIGLMIGLSGIGSAFGVSITGNAAVGALKKNPDAFGNYMVLSALPGTQGLYGFLGYFLLQNYLVADITMFQGAAIFGAGLALGLVCLITAYRQGQVCANGIAGIGAGYDVFGKTLILAVFSELYAIVALAATFMIGRTL
- a CDS encoding sugar O-acetyltransferase gives rise to the protein MKTELEKCMDGEWYDCHHPIFIEFKANARKLLTQYNTLPYDDKTDRRDLIKKLLGSVGSNVSIGNPFICDYGRNIHIGNNVSVNMNCTFVDCNKITIGNNILIASNVQIYTAAHPIELNDRLTPDWNEESSSYFCRTFALPVAIEDGCWIGGGVIIVPGVTIGQGSVIGAGSVVTKDIPANSLAVGNPCRVIRKLNGGQNNDSTDCI